One segment of Caldanaerobius polysaccharolyticus DSM 13641 DNA contains the following:
- a CDS encoding galactose ABC transporter substrate-binding protein yields MTRKKIAKLISLLVAAMLVATILAGCSAKQSSKESGSDGATKASGGKEIKIGVALYKFDDTFISNVRDALEKAAQEKSKATGEKIVINAADGQGQQATQNDQIDTFITQGYNVLAVNMVDRTSASVIIQKAKQAGIPVVFFNREPLKEDMNKWDKLYYVGAKAEESGKLQGQILADYWKKHPEADKNKDGKLEYVMLEGEPGHQDAILRTQYSIQALEEAGIKAVKLASDTANWQRAQGQEKMAAWLSAFGDRIEAVLANNDDMALGAIEALKAAGYFQGGKYMPVIGVDATAPALDAIKAGQLLGTVLNDAKGQAQAIFDLAYSLAKGEDVTKSVKNLTDGKYVWIPYRPVTKDNLSEFSK; encoded by the coding sequence ATGACAAGGAAGAAAATAGCGAAACTTATTTCTCTGCTTGTTGCTGCAATGTTGGTAGCAACTATATTGGCTGGTTGTAGTGCAAAGCAAAGCAGCAAGGAAAGTGGGTCTGATGGTGCGACTAAGGCGTCCGGTGGCAAAGAGATAAAGATTGGTGTTGCGCTTTACAAGTTTGATGACACCTTTATTTCTAATGTGCGTGATGCCCTTGAAAAAGCGGCACAGGAAAAAAGTAAAGCTACGGGTGAAAAGATCGTTATAAACGCTGCAGATGGTCAAGGGCAACAAGCGACCCAAAATGATCAGATTGATACATTTATAACCCAGGGTTACAATGTACTCGCTGTAAATATGGTGGATCGTACCTCAGCTTCTGTAATTATTCAAAAGGCCAAACAAGCAGGTATACCTGTGGTCTTTTTCAATAGAGAGCCGCTAAAAGAAGACATGAATAAATGGGATAAATTGTATTATGTAGGAGCTAAGGCTGAAGAGTCTGGTAAACTACAAGGGCAAATCCTCGCTGATTATTGGAAGAAACACCCTGAGGCTGATAAGAATAAGGATGGGAAATTAGAGTACGTGATGTTAGAAGGAGAGCCGGGACATCAAGATGCTATTTTGCGTACCCAGTATTCTATACAAGCCCTTGAGGAGGCAGGTATAAAGGCAGTGAAGCTGGCTAGTGATACCGCAAACTGGCAAAGGGCACAGGGGCAGGAAAAAATGGCAGCGTGGTTATCGGCATTTGGAGACAGAATTGAAGCTGTACTTGCCAATAACGACGATATGGCATTGGGAGCTATTGAAGCCCTGAAAGCAGCAGGCTATTTTCAAGGTGGTAAATACATGCCTGTTATCGGGGTAGATGCTACTGCGCCTGCGCTTGATGCTATAAAAGCAGGACAATTGCTTGGCACCGTGTTAAACGATGCAAAAGGCCAGGCTCAAGCTATTTTTGATCTGGCGTATAGTCTGGCGAAAGGTGAAGATGTTACCAAGTCTGTGAAAAATCTAACAGACGGGAAATACGTGTGGATTCCATATAGACCTGTTACAAAGGACAATCTAAGCGAATTCAGCAAATAA
- a CDS encoding cache domain-containing sensor histidine kinase, which translates to MRDRVFEYIKSVFVNVFKEIKVRSMQFIITFSFALIAFMGMLFVGFVLYDKFLQVTEQDMIFNFRQVLEEVNLNFEYYIKDMIYISNTISNQLSVGEDFPNSKLLDQMNVILNSKDDIVTIAVFSDKGELLLATPFSKLKAGSNVQNQNWFNLALENFGNYYFSPPHVQDLFEGQRSWVISLSRGVTFERKGRRMNGVLLLDMNFRTIDRLCQMVNLGKRSYIYIIDSGGNMIYKPPQQLNHLELSRKNNMNFASHPDGSYLERINGEKRLVIVRTVAYTRWKIIGVSYMDELITTKKEVSRFIVFAVVLALFFVILSSVLIFKKIFRPMKRLEDCMKMIEKENFDVHLEVKGENEIAQLSRAFNLMVSKIKHLMSQIVLEEEQKRKSELSALQAQINPHFLYNTLDSIVWMAENGKMDEVIQMVTALARFFRISISKGKNIITVREELEYARSYLTIQKIRYKDKFRFEIQAQPEALECRTLKLILQPIIENSIYHGIENMVDEGFIKVSAQIVDNKLLYVVRDNGLGIKPEILKNILEYQTEGKRGSGIGIKNVHERIQLFFGKEYGLHIESELEVGTTVEIWLPIVKE; encoded by the coding sequence TTGAGAGATAGGGTTTTTGAATACATTAAAAGCGTATTTGTGAATGTATTTAAAGAAATTAAAGTAAGAAGTATGCAATTTATAATTACATTTTCATTCGCTTTAATTGCGTTTATGGGTATGTTGTTCGTGGGATTTGTGCTATATGATAAATTTTTGCAGGTAACAGAGCAAGATATGATATTTAATTTCAGACAGGTTTTGGAAGAAGTTAATTTAAATTTTGAGTATTACATTAAAGACATGATATATATATCCAACACCATAAGTAATCAGCTAAGTGTAGGAGAGGATTTCCCTAATAGCAAATTGTTAGACCAGATGAATGTGATACTGAATTCAAAAGATGACATAGTTACCATTGCGGTTTTTTCGGATAAAGGAGAACTTTTATTGGCAACGCCGTTTTCCAAGCTTAAAGCGGGATCCAATGTGCAAAATCAAAATTGGTTTAATCTGGCTCTAGAGAATTTTGGCAACTACTATTTTTCTCCACCGCATGTTCAGGACCTTTTTGAAGGGCAGCGCAGCTGGGTGATATCGCTGAGCAGAGGTGTCACCTTTGAAAGAAAAGGGCGGAGGATGAATGGAGTCCTGTTGCTGGATATGAATTTTAGAACAATAGACCGTTTATGCCAGATGGTGAATCTCGGCAAAAGAAGCTATATTTATATAATAGACTCTGGTGGCAACATGATTTACAAACCTCCGCAACAATTAAATCATTTAGAATTGAGCAGAAAAAATAATATGAACTTTGCAAGTCATCCTGATGGTAGCTATTTAGAAAGAATAAACGGTGAAAAACGCCTGGTTATTGTAAGAACGGTTGCGTACACCAGGTGGAAAATAATAGGTGTATCGTACATGGATGAATTGATAACGACCAAAAAAGAAGTTAGCAGATTTATTGTTTTTGCGGTAGTTTTAGCCTTATTTTTTGTGATTCTTAGCTCTGTCCTGATCTTTAAAAAAATATTTCGCCCCATGAAGCGCTTAGAAGACTGCATGAAAATGATTGAAAAAGAAAATTTTGATGTACATCTTGAGGTTAAAGGTGAAAATGAAATAGCGCAGCTGTCGAGAGCTTTTAATTTGATGGTTTCAAAGATCAAGCACCTTATGAGCCAAATAGTGCTTGAGGAAGAACAAAAAAGGAAAAGCGAGTTGAGCGCGCTTCAGGCGCAGATAAATCCTCACTTTTTGTACAACACATTGGACTCAATCGTTTGGATGGCAGAGAATGGGAAGATGGATGAAGTCATACAAATGGTGACAGCACTGGCCAGGTTTTTTAGGATAAGTATAAGCAAAGGCAAAAATATAATTACCGTAAGAGAAGAACTTGAATACGCCAGAAGCTACCTGACCATTCAGAAGATAAGGTATAAAGACAAGTTCAGGTTTGAAATCCAAGCCCAGCCCGAGGCCCTTGAGTGTAGAACTTTAAAATTGATTTTACAGCCAATAATTGAGAATTCTATATATCATGGCATCGAAAACATGGTAGATGAAGGCTTTATAAAAGTATCTGCCCAAATTGTGGATAATAAACTATTATACGTAGTCCGTGACAATGGCCTTGGCATAAAGCCTGAGATTTTAAAAAATATCTTAGAATACCAGACAGAAGGCAAACGGGGTTCTGGTATAGGGATAAAAAATGTCCATGAGAGGATACAGTTGTTTTTTGGCAAAGAATACGGCTTGCATATAGAGAGCGAGCTGGAGGTCGGTACGACTGTTGAGATATGGCTTCCCATTGTAAAAGAATAA
- a CDS encoding response regulator transcription factor — protein MYKLLLVDDEEEVRKGIINKIQWEKYGFDVVAEAENGWDALDVAEKIVPDVVITDIKMPFMDGIKLAELLRDKYPTAKIIILTGYDEFEYAQKAIKLNVMDYVLKPVSSKELVDVLVKVKAQIDDEIAQKQDIQALREHYRKSLPVLREKFLTSLVMGKLGKNEILERSHNYGVDLNGSLFVVSVVSIDNMVESAENLGFVLPEDSELLSFALLNICEEVVDKYGLGIVFLNDEKIVIITVSDQNDKYAVMDRTFSALEEIKKSVEKFLKFTVTIGVGTVCGNTEGISDSYRQALSALDYKLVLGNNRVIWIEDIEPHCENKVVFDDEKERMLTSCIRVGTHEEVEGIIEKLFDGIDWTKVSIDDYKVYLMEIMTAILKTAAALNLNTEEVFGSNFGVFNEMYKFDSIRGVKEWLKNICVKIMNCISNDRKSTYKLLVEKAKEYAQNHYSESDITIDKICKFLHISPTYFSFIFKKETKMTYMNYLLQIRMNVAKELLKTTNMKVFEIAEKVGYPEPNYFSYSFKKYVGMSPTEYRNSANGEIAGVEN, from the coding sequence ATGTATAAATTGTTGCTTGTGGACGACGAAGAAGAGGTTAGAAAGGGCATTATAAACAAGATTCAGTGGGAAAAGTACGGCTTTGACGTGGTAGCCGAGGCCGAAAACGGCTGGGATGCACTGGACGTCGCTGAGAAAATTGTACCAGATGTGGTTATTACGGATATAAAAATGCCATTTATGGATGGGATAAAGCTCGCGGAACTCTTGCGCGATAAGTACCCTACTGCTAAAATCATTATATTGACTGGTTACGACGAATTTGAATATGCTCAAAAGGCGATAAAGTTAAACGTAATGGATTACGTTTTAAAACCTGTTTCTTCTAAGGAGTTAGTTGATGTGCTCGTAAAAGTAAAGGCTCAAATTGACGACGAAATTGCTCAGAAGCAAGATATTCAAGCTTTAAGGGAACATTATAGAAAGAGTTTACCTGTATTAAGAGAAAAGTTTTTGACGTCATTGGTTATGGGCAAATTGGGCAAAAATGAGATATTGGAAAGATCTCATAATTACGGCGTGGATTTAAATGGGAGTTTATTTGTGGTATCGGTTGTAAGCATTGATAACATGGTAGAATCAGCAGAGAATTTGGGTTTTGTTTTGCCCGAAGATAGTGAATTGTTGAGCTTTGCTTTGCTGAATATATGCGAAGAGGTGGTGGATAAATACGGTCTGGGTATAGTATTTTTAAACGATGAAAAAATCGTGATAATAACAGTTAGCGATCAAAATGACAAGTATGCGGTTATGGACAGGACATTTTCGGCTTTGGAAGAGATAAAGAAAAGCGTTGAAAAATTTCTCAAATTCACTGTAACCATTGGAGTAGGGACTGTTTGCGGTAACACTGAGGGAATAAGCGATTCCTATCGACAAGCGCTTTCTGCACTGGATTACAAGTTGGTTCTCGGAAATAACAGGGTCATATGGATAGAGGATATAGAGCCCCATTGTGAAAACAAAGTGGTTTTTGACGATGAGAAAGAGCGTATGCTTACAAGCTGCATAAGAGTTGGAACTCACGAAGAAGTTGAGGGCATAATTGAAAAATTGTTTGATGGTATTGATTGGACAAAGGTTTCTATCGACGATTACAAGGTATATTTGATGGAAATTATGACGGCGATATTAAAGACTGCGGCGGCTTTAAATTTAAACACAGAGGAGGTCTTTGGATCGAACTTTGGTGTTTTTAATGAGATGTATAAATTTGACAGTATTCGAGGAGTTAAAGAATGGCTTAAAAATATTTGTGTTAAAATAATGAATTGCATTTCTAACGATAGAAAGAGCACGTATAAGCTCCTGGTAGAAAAAGCGAAAGAATACGCGCAAAATCATTACAGTGAAAGCGATATAACTATTGATAAAATCTGTAAATTTCTCCACATAAGTCCTACCTATTTCAGTTTTATATTCAAAAAAGAGACAAAAATGACATATATGAATTATTTATTACAAATTAGAATGAACGTTGCAAAAGAGCTTTTAAAAACCACAAATATGAAGGTGTTTGAAATTGCCGAAAAAGTCGGCTATCCTGAGCCCAATTATTTTAGCTATAGTTTTAAAAAATACGTGGGTATGTCTCCAACAGAGTACAGAAATTCAGCTAATGGGGAAATTGCAGGTGTTGAAAATTGA
- a CDS encoding Gmad2 immunoglobulin-like domain-containing protein translates to MKRFLAVILSIVLVALISSGCAPFQRSKKSSGGTVSIDPKPVATENDMGEIKLYFPSTAGGLVLELRNVTEKSDSVKQVLDEFLKGPKSRFEEQGVPDGTQVISYDLKQGVLYVNFSSEYSRATREQVRALVTTLTELPNVNSVQLLVEGQKQKSIGMDPMSREVIVGKVNYQSGWLEEIQDRVDEGKELWRTDPLSVVRTEGGIVGFNSDDELSVVRQQDGSAQVDVVSMGKGYTVDLKQPIKKGDSGIWVIDSVAAKFTQIAEADPLKGETFIYGKLLSIDVQNRVIKIEREYQDSADVKNNVGSDIPVLQDAVIHFQKKIGISDNGYKYEEQDMKFEDIKLGSELGIILTKDKKARAIIVSDPVQILKEPNIKVIQPTQKQVLESPFKVVGTARVFEGTVNIELVTSDGKLLDQTAAQATAGAPSWGDFEAMVSYQPLDKPVDGLLRVYSQSPKDGSRQDMVVIPVRLK, encoded by the coding sequence ATGAAGAGGTTTTTGGCTGTTATATTGTCAATAGTGTTGGTTGCGTTGATTTCGTCAGGGTGTGCGCCATTTCAAAGATCTAAAAAATCCAGTGGCGGAACCGTAAGCATAGACCCCAAGCCGGTGGCGACTGAGAATGATATGGGAGAAATAAAGCTGTACTTCCCTTCTACTGCCGGTGGCTTGGTTTTAGAATTGAGAAACGTAACGGAAAAAAGCGACAGTGTAAAACAGGTACTGGACGAGTTTTTAAAAGGGCCTAAAAGCCGCTTTGAAGAGCAAGGGGTTCCCGACGGGACTCAGGTGATATCCTACGATCTAAAACAAGGGGTGTTATACGTCAACTTTTCTTCCGAGTACTCACGGGCCACCAGAGAACAGGTAAGAGCTCTGGTGACTACCCTTACAGAGCTTCCCAATGTAAATAGCGTACAGTTACTGGTTGAAGGTCAGAAGCAAAAAAGCATCGGCATGGACCCCATGAGCAGAGAGGTGATTGTAGGTAAAGTAAATTACCAGTCAGGTTGGCTTGAGGAAATACAAGACCGGGTGGATGAGGGAAAAGAGCTGTGGCGAACTGATCCTCTTTCCGTGGTCAGGACCGAAGGAGGTATCGTAGGTTTCAACTCCGACGATGAGCTCAGCGTGGTGAGGCAACAGGACGGATCGGCACAGGTAGATGTGGTATCTATGGGGAAAGGGTATACTGTTGACCTCAAGCAGCCTATCAAAAAGGGAGATAGCGGGATATGGGTTATTGACAGCGTGGCTGCTAAGTTTACTCAAATAGCTGAGGCAGATCCTCTAAAAGGCGAGACGTTTATATACGGCAAGCTTTTGAGTATTGACGTTCAAAACAGGGTTATAAAGATTGAGAGAGAATATCAGGATTCAGCGGATGTAAAAAACAATGTGGGATCTGACATCCCTGTTTTGCAAGATGCGGTTATACATTTTCAGAAAAAAATCGGGATAAGCGATAACGGGTATAAATACGAGGAACAGGACATGAAGTTTGAGGATATAAAGTTGGGCTCTGAGCTGGGCATAATTTTGACCAAGGATAAAAAAGCCCGTGCTATTATTGTATCAGATCCGGTTCAGATACTAAAAGAGCCTAATATAAAGGTCATCCAACCCACGCAAAAACAGGTGCTGGAGAGCCCTTTTAAAGTTGTAGGCACAGCCAGGGTTTTTGAAGGTACTGTCAACATCGAACTGGTGACGTCTGATGGCAAACTTTTGGATCAGACCGCTGCTCAGGCTACGGCGGGAGCACCCTCATGGGGGGACTTTGAAGCGATGGTATCCTATCAACCTCTAGATAAGCCTGTTGACGGGTTGTTGAGGGTGTATTCCCAGAGCCCTAAAGACGGCTCCAGGCAGGATATGGTGGTTATACCGGTTAGGCTTAAATAA
- a CDS encoding sensor histidine kinase, which yields MSLRWRIFLIYVIILCVSLSAMDIYLYHSITSDYMTSERISNLTQANIIANIMAGYIGRNSYMLKPTIETFSKQVNSRVLFLNRDGIVAIDSSSVKSLEGQRLWIKEVSNALKGISQANIYYLKGIGHVMYTAVPVVVSGKSVGAILLSTSIEDVIAMAANIKYKLIYLFTATGIFITLIGLMMANFITRPLKELTKAANQMSAGNLGYVVNIKRKDEVGHLARAFNDMSVKLKIIDEARKKFVSDASHELKTPIAAIKAMVEPLIYGDADKETYREFLCDINDELDRMARLVNQLLDLTRLEKAIKVEKREADLNKIISNVISDIKPLADAKGISLRGDDRPVIVRVNEDLIYRMVYNLIENSIKYSPEKSEVYAAAGYVGGMPAVIVEDHGEGIEPEILPHIFERFTRGDKARSRKSGGFGLGLAIVKEIADLHDASISVQSDVGKGTRFTVTF from the coding sequence ATGAGTTTAAGGTGGAGGATTTTCCTCATATACGTTATTATTCTGTGCGTTTCCCTTTCAGCTATGGACATTTATCTTTACCATAGCATTACCAGCGATTACATGACTTCTGAGAGGATATCCAATCTCACCCAGGCCAATATAATAGCGAATATAATGGCAGGCTATATAGGGCGCAACTCTTATATGTTAAAGCCCACTATAGAAACTTTTTCAAAACAGGTTAACTCCAGGGTTCTCTTTTTAAATAGAGATGGAATTGTGGCTATCGATTCCTCTTCTGTAAAAAGCCTTGAAGGTCAAAGGCTTTGGATAAAAGAAGTGAGTAATGCTTTAAAGGGGATAAGTCAGGCAAATATTTATTATTTAAAGGGAATAGGCCATGTCATGTATACTGCTGTTCCTGTAGTGGTATCGGGCAAAAGCGTAGGGGCTATTTTGTTATCCACCAGCATCGAAGATGTAATTGCTATGGCCGCAAACATCAAGTACAAACTGATTTACCTGTTTACCGCTACAGGCATTTTTATAACGCTAATTGGGCTTATGATGGCCAACTTTATCACAAGACCCCTTAAAGAGCTCACCAAGGCGGCCAACCAGATGTCGGCGGGGAATCTGGGGTATGTGGTTAACATAAAGAGAAAAGATGAGGTAGGCCATCTGGCCAGGGCTTTTAACGATATGAGCGTTAAGTTAAAAATTATAGATGAAGCCAGAAAAAAATTCGTATCTGATGCATCTCACGAGCTTAAGACTCCTATAGCGGCGATCAAGGCTATGGTTGAGCCTTTGATATACGGGGACGCAGATAAGGAGACGTACAGGGAATTTCTCTGCGACATCAATGACGAGCTGGACCGCATGGCCAGGCTTGTGAATCAGCTTTTAGATCTGACACGGCTGGAGAAGGCCATCAAGGTGGAAAAGCGGGAAGCGGACTTGAATAAAATCATAAGCAATGTGATTTCTGACATAAAGCCTCTGGCCGATGCCAAAGGCATATCACTTCGCGGCGATGACCGGCCTGTGATAGTTAGAGTCAACGAGGACCTTATATACAGGATGGTGTACAATTTAATAGAAAACAGTATAAAGTACTCCCCTGAAAAAAGTGAGGTTTATGCGGCTGCCGGCTACGTAGGAGGAATGCCGGCTGTAATCGTGGAAGATCACGGAGAAGGGATTGAACCGGAGATCTTGCCCCATATTTTTGAGAGGTTTACCAGGGGCGATAAAGCCAGAAGCAGAAAAAGCGGAGGATTTGGCTTGGGGCTGGCTATTGTAAAAGAGATAGCCGATTTGCACGATGCCAGTATAAGCGTGCAAAGCGATGTAGGTAAAGGTACCAGGTTTACAGTGACCTTTTGA
- a CDS encoding response regulator transcription factor, with amino-acid sequence MDKVLIIDDDELLVKGLRLSLMQNGFAVDVAYDGRSGLEMARRNQHDVVILDLMLPEIDGLSVCRKIREVSNVPLIMLTAKGDDVDKIVGIEMGADDYVTKPFNTRELIARINALLRRSRNGYERKQDVLEYGDLKIDARSRRVFLKGKEVELTAREYDVLYLLASNPGKVFSKDQILDRIWGYDFNGDIKTLNVYISKLREKLGDSTSDPKYIVTKWGSGYYFKG; translated from the coding sequence GTGGACAAGGTGCTTATAATCGATGACGATGAATTGCTGGTAAAGGGCTTGAGGTTATCTTTAATGCAAAACGGTTTTGCGGTAGATGTGGCCTATGATGGCAGGTCAGGTCTTGAGATGGCCAGGAGAAATCAACACGATGTGGTAATACTGGATTTGATGCTTCCGGAGATAGATGGTTTAAGCGTGTGCAGGAAAATCAGGGAGGTTTCCAACGTGCCCCTTATTATGCTCACGGCAAAAGGGGATGATGTGGATAAGATCGTGGGAATTGAGATGGGAGCAGATGATTACGTTACAAAGCCTTTTAACACGAGAGAGTTGATAGCGCGGATAAATGCGCTTTTGAGGCGAAGTCGAAATGGCTATGAGAGGAAACAGGATGTGCTGGAATACGGCGATTTAAAAATAGACGCGCGCAGCAGAAGGGTGTTTTTAAAGGGGAAGGAAGTGGAACTTACGGCCAGGGAGTATGATGTGCTTTATTTGCTGGCGTCTAATCCGGGGAAGGTATTTTCAAAAGACCAGATACTGGATAGGATCTGGGGATACGATTTCAATGGAGACATCAAGACATTGAATGTCTATATTAGCAAACTCAGAGAAAAATTAGGTGACAGCACGTCTGACCCAAAGTATATCGTGACTAAGTGGGGCTCAGGATATTATTTTAAAGGGTGA
- a CDS encoding FTR1 family iron permease encodes MVYSWDTSQKSTKQKQSKNIKGELQAKIDEALSNNQVWGISILAFAAVTREGIETALFLSALKDESLLLGSFIGLFIAAIISALLYKTTIKLNLSKFFTITGWLLILIAAGLASHMIAGLGKLGIIPPIIEKVWNLEWLRYESSPSLTQVIAYSAYVLIVGKMFMNNSKATA; translated from the coding sequence TTGGTATACTCCTGGGATACCTCACAAAAATCAACCAAGCAAAAACAAAGCAAGAACATCAAAGGTGAACTTCAAGCAAAAATCGATGAAGCATTATCAAATAACCAGGTATGGGGTATATCAATTTTAGCATTTGCAGCAGTGACAAGAGAAGGAATAGAAACAGCTCTATTCTTAAGCGCCTTAAAAGATGAAAGCTTGTTATTAGGCTCATTTATCGGGTTATTTATAGCTGCAATAATATCTGCTCTATTATACAAAACAACCATAAAATTAAATTTAAGTAAATTCTTTACGATAACAGGGTGGCTTTTAATACTCATTGCAGCAGGTTTAGCATCCCATATGATTGCTGGATTAGGGAAATTGGGTATAATACCTCCGATAATTGAAAAAGTATGGAACCTAGAGTGGTTAAGATACGAGAGTTCACCATCTTTAACGCAGGTCATCGCGTATAGCGCATATGTATTAATCGTAGGAAAAATGTTTATGAACAACTCGAAGGCAACAGCTTAA
- a CDS encoding DUF362 domain-containing protein: MNRQSIYVIYGNDGKRMVKELLHAVKIENEITGDMLIGLKPNMVVAKPPESGATTSTDMVCGIIEYLKDCGFNRIIILEGSWVGDSTQRAFKVCGYDRISREYGVELFDTKKDGFKAYDAGGMKINVCDKVMEVDYLINLPVLKGHCQTEITCALKNMKGCIPDSEKRRFHTMGLHRPIAYLNKIVKPSFNIVDGLIGDLDFEEGGNPVEMNRIIAGKDPVLIDAYAAELMGYDPYDIGYIKLAEELGIGCADLKKAEIVELNKDTAVQKKFTDAGRKVKRLSQWIIEQDACSACYGSLVHALARLDEQGLLGRLREKVYIGQGFKGKAIEGIGVGKCTGGFSRCVKGCPPKAKDILEFLKEYVNA; this comes from the coding sequence ATGAATAGACAAAGTATTTACGTCATATACGGGAATGACGGAAAGAGAATGGTCAAGGAGCTTTTGCACGCTGTGAAAATAGAAAACGAGATCACAGGTGATATGCTGATAGGTTTAAAGCCCAACATGGTGGTTGCCAAACCTCCTGAGTCCGGCGCGACTACCTCAACCGATATGGTCTGTGGCATAATAGAGTACCTTAAAGATTGCGGCTTTAATCGCATAATCATTCTAGAGGGCTCATGGGTAGGGGACAGCACCCAGAGGGCTTTTAAAGTGTGTGGATATGATAGGATATCAAGGGAATACGGTGTGGAGCTTTTTGATACCAAAAAGGATGGATTTAAGGCCTACGATGCCGGCGGTATGAAGATAAACGTCTGCGATAAGGTCATGGAGGTGGATTACCTTATAAATTTGCCTGTATTAAAGGGCCATTGTCAGACGGAAATAACATGCGCGCTTAAAAACATGAAAGGATGCATACCTGACAGCGAAAAGCGGCGTTTTCATACTATGGGACTGCACAGACCTATTGCCTATTTAAACAAAATCGTAAAGCCTTCTTTTAATATCGTGGATGGGCTTATAGGGGACCTGGATTTTGAAGAGGGAGGTAACCCCGTGGAGATGAACAGGATAATTGCTGGAAAGGACCCTGTGTTGATAGATGCTTACGCCGCAGAGCTTATGGGCTATGATCCTTATGATATAGGTTATATAAAGCTGGCTGAAGAGCTTGGGATAGGTTGCGCTGATCTTAAAAAGGCCGAAATCGTGGAATTAAACAAAGATACAGCAGTACAAAAAAAGTTCACTGATGCCGGCAGAAAGGTAAAGAGGCTTTCTCAATGGATTATAGAACAGGATGCCTGTTCAGCGTGTTACGGCAGCCTTGTCCACGCTCTGGCAAGATTGGATGAACAGGGATTGCTGGGGAGACTAAGAGAAAAGGTGTATATAGGCCAGGGCTTTAAAGGAAAAGCCATAGAGGGTATAGGCGTAGGTAAATGTACTGGTGGCTTTTCCCGGTGTGTGAAAGGATGCCCACCAAAAGCCAAAGACATTCTGGAATTTTTAAAGGAGTATGTGAACGCATAA
- a CDS encoding class II fructose-bisphosphate aldolase codes for MKLVSSRKILVDAVRGNYAIAAFNVHNMETLKAVIKGAVEMDSPVIIQTSQSTVKYAGIEYMVALASAAARLSDIPVVLHLDHCTDWELARRCIDAGYTSVMVDGSMLSYEDNVALTKKAVEYAHLRDVTVEAELGRVAGVEDDLSVEDEMSLYTDPDLAVDFVKKTGVDSLAVAIGTAHGVYRGEPKLDFERLSAIRSRVDVPLVLHGASCVPDESIIKAVKTGINKINIATELKMPFADALKRVFKERPEEDDPRRYFAPAMDAVTRVVKHKIGLCFSQGKGSAEVKRI; via the coding sequence GTGAAATTGGTTTCGTCCAGAAAAATACTTGTGGATGCGGTAAGGGGTAATTACGCTATTGCCGCATTCAACGTACACAACATGGAGACCTTAAAAGCTGTGATTAAAGGCGCTGTAGAGATGGACTCCCCTGTGATAATTCAGACATCTCAGAGCACGGTTAAGTACGCTGGCATAGAGTACATGGTGGCGCTGGCCAGTGCTGCTGCCAGGTTATCGGATATCCCTGTGGTACTTCACCTGGACCATTGTACCGATTGGGAACTGGCCAGAAGGTGTATAGATGCTGGCTATACGTCTGTTATGGTTGATGGATCCATGCTATCCTATGAGGACAACGTGGCGCTGACAAAAAAGGCTGTGGAATACGCTCACCTCAGGGATGTAACTGTGGAAGCGGAGCTGGGCAGGGTAGCAGGGGTGGAGGACGACCTGTCTGTAGAAGATGAGATGTCGCTGTACACAGATCCTGATCTGGCTGTGGATTTTGTGAAAAAAACCGGCGTGGATTCCCTGGCTGTTGCTATAGGTACAGCCCATGGCGTTTACAGGGGTGAGCCCAAGCTGGATTTTGAGAGGTTGAGCGCTATAAGGAGCAGGGTAGACGTGCCTCTGGTACTTCACGGTGCTTCCTGTGTCCCTGATGAATCCATCATAAAAGCGGTAAAAACGGGTATCAATAAGATCAACATAGCTACAGAGCTTAAAATGCCCTTTGCTGATGCCTTAAAGCGGGTGTTTAAAGAAAGACCTGAAGAGGATGATCCCAGAAGGTATTTTGCCCCTGCTATGGATGCGGTTACCCGGGTAGTAAAGCACAAGATCGGTTTGTGCTTTAGCCAAGGCAAGGGATCTGCTGAGGTGAAGCGTATATGA